CCGTGGGGATGGCCCCGTCTGAAGTCATGCAGCTGGGACACTGCCATGAGATGGTTGGTGTTGTGCTCTTTTGGTTTAAATTGGAGACATTGCAATGGAGGTGAGGGGCAGTGAGAAACCAGCTCCTCTTCAGAGAGCACCTTCAGTCAGAGGAAAAGCCTGTCCACAAATTCATGGCTTTCCATAGACTCCTGGAAGAGACCTGTTTAAGTGCCCTTTAAAGGATCTTTTGTTATTTAAAGGAAGATATGAGGGAAGCAGGGTGGAATGTACTCCATGACACTGCAGGGGACAGAGACCTTTGAGAGCATCAGAGATTGCTAAAAGGCACTTTCGTGTCTGGGTTTGAACAACAGCTCAGAAACTTATCAGGAAGGTTATAAAAAGTACTTATCTCAGAAAACCATGATAACTGTGAAGAGGACATGGAGGTTTGATATTCCCAGTATTATATTACCATCACAGATTTCTCTGTAATTTGAATCTAGTTTATGACACAGGAGCTTCAGGTTAGGGATCTCAGCAAACCTGGCATACATGTAAATCTCTAGCAGAGAATGCATGCTTTATCAGAACCCACATCAATTCAGACAGCCTTTTCTTTGAGATGCTTTTCTGACCTCATCTGCAGTAAGTATTTATCCTCACTACACCACCTACTGTCCCCCAAGATGCTATGGCATCAGCCTCTTGCCATGGGCACTGCTGAGCAACCTTTGAATGACCCAGGAGAGAAGTGCCAAGTTTCAAATCCAGATGCTTTGGTACCAGCTTGTCTAAGGAAAAACAATAGTTGTGCTTTTTTACAATTTAGGAAATGCTTCATTACAGAACTGCTCTATGTGTTATGTGAGGAAAACGAACAAGctcaagaaatgtcaaaagacctatatttttctgtaaggaGCATATATTTTGTCTTGCTGGTAATATGAGACACAGGTGATAGTATGAAGGCTGCTGACTGTTCACAAGCTGTTTAACACTTCTGTAGGCTCACAGGTCTATGCCAATTAATGCTTGCATCAAATCTGCCCTTTGCTCACCACTTTCTCATTCAGCAAAGCCTATTCCTATCATTAACACCTGagtgtttgctttctgtacatcatgcaaatacattttccctTCCTCAAGTGGCAGGAATTAACCAGGAGAAGCTCTGAGTTGTGCAGACTCTGCCACGGCTCCATCCTGGAGACAGGGTCTAGCCTGAAGGCTCCACAAGTGACATGACAAACATCAAGGGTACATCAAACACAACATATCAATTGCAAACATCTGTGATTAatgttctaaaaaaaataaggtcAAGTAGTATTATGAATAAAGTTCAGATCCCAGAGATAGTTATCATGGGATGTTATATCTAGTTATAATAAACACAATgcacagaggagcagcagtaGTTGCTCAGCTCAAAGAATATGTGCTGTGAAGAGCATTGGAATCAAGCCTAAAGGAGGCGAGGAGACATCCTGCTTTAGAAGCAtctctggagaagaaaataaaggtcTGGCCGAGGGCAGGTGCTTCAAAGCATGACTGGCTTTTGGGCTAAAACTTCCTAATGTGATCAGAAGCATGAAGCTGCCCAAGATCATTGGTTATTTTGCACCTCAGAAAGTGTATTTTATGCGACTGTAAAAATGAATGCAAGTGTCCCAAGGATTGTGAAAGGAAACCTTGTCTCCTTGGGATATCCTGGTTCAGATTCAATCTCCTCAACAACTCTACTGAAAATTAAGTGTGGTGGGGACATGGACTTGTGGTTTCAGGAGCAGCTGGCAAGGTGTCAAAAGCAAAGAAGATAAAACATGAGTGGAGATAAGAAATGCTACCTTGAAACCATGAGTACAGGGTGATAAGGGAGCTATCTTCAAGCTCAAGTGTTATCCCCACAGTACTGACCTGCAAACACAGTAATTAGCTATAATGGGTTCAGGTGAAATGGAGTTCATCTTCCCCCTAGCAGCCCTCACAGTGCTGTGCCTCCTGTTGGTACCTAGAAAGGAGCTCATGACACACCAGTGTTTTGGCTACTGCTGAGCAGGGTCCCACAGCATCAAGGCTGTCTCTCCAACATTCCTCTCCCTACCAGTAGGAAGGGGGTGGGCAAGATCTTTGGATGGGACATGGCCAGGACAGCTGACTCAgactgaccaaagggatattccataaTATATGACatctgctcagcaataaaacctgagagaaaggaagagaaaggggggCATCCTCACACCTCTGAGAATACTTTGACAGAGACACAGGTGCAGACTACCTCTGAGGACATGATAGTATAAACATGGACCTAAACCACATCTGAGGACACCATGGCTTAGATAGGGTACATTTGGTGGGTAATGTGGAAGGATGGGGAGACCCAGTGTGTGCCTCAAGGAGATTTAACCTTGGAGGAAACATAACCTGTGATGGGAGTTTTCTCTTACAGGAAGTAATGTAGCAGGATGACATGAACCAACAAAGAGTGAGTTTTACAAGCAACCAGAAGAGTGCAACAGTGTCTCCAACCAAGTCAGTGTTGGTGCCCAACAATGGAACCTACTGCTTCTCCTGTCCAGAACACCCATCACACAGCAGATTCTGAAAATATCAAGAGAGGTCACAGAAATTGAGAAGGCTCAGAACTCATTACTTGAGCAAACATTAGAGCTTGTCCGGAGTTATTTCTACCCTGCTCTATGTAAAAGTTAGACAAAGGGGACATCTGAGGTACACAACATCAATGTAAAAATCTTCTCGCATTGTGGTGTGAAACGTTATTTTTGGAAAGAATAATTCTGTGCTGTTCAAAATAATGGTATTTTATGCTTGTTCCCTCCCAGATCCTCTTTGCCCTCAGGTCAATTCCAAGGACAAAAGGCAGTTTCTCAAAACCCCTCCCTTCCAAACAGGCGGTTGTTGCCTGTGAAGTGAGCTGGCACAGCGGTGAAACCTCCCACGTCAGGGAATGCCCGTGGTAAAATCAGGCAGGGCAGGAGTGCGAGAGGCACCGAGCCTGCGGGAAGGCGGTGAGGGAGGCAGGGGCTGCGGGAGCTGTAACAGAACACGCAGCAATCGCTGCAGCGACTGCTGGGAAGGTACCCGCCATCTCCAAACCCTCACAGGGCAGCAGACGCGCTACAAAACGtctgtgtggatttttttgagaACATCCCATTGCTTGTGCCGGCGTCTCCGGTGCTCTGGGGTCGGGGCTGAAGCCACAGAGCTGACAGACTTCTTGACAGGGTACGCCGAGCCCTGTCCGGGGGCGAGGCCGGTGAGGgcccctcccctctccctaCAGTGCCCCGTGCTCACCGAGCACCTCGACCATGGCACTGAAGGGCCGTGCGTAGACAGCCTCGCAGGTACCGGGGCCTCACCCCGCGGGACAGAGACCCCCCCGCACCCCCTGCCCGGGACGCTCCCCTCACTGCGGACCCGCCCAGACCCGGACCCTCACCCGGACCCGCTCCCCCCCCCGGAGCGGCAGCGCCCCCATGCGGGCGGTTAAATGCTCCTATCGGCCCCGCCCCACGCGGTCACATGGTGGCCTCCAGCGCCGCGCAAGATGGCGGCGTCCGGCGCCCTGCTCAAGATGGCGGCGTCCGGCGCTGAGCCGTAGCAGGGGCGAGCCGGCAGCACCGGGGGAacaggctggggagggtccagcCATTCCCTTCAAAGGTTGTGGATGTAAGAAAACAGAGGCCGGCGACGGTGATAGTGCTGAGGCCGGGCTGATGGGGGTTATGGCTGCAAACCCCAGCTTAGGGCAggggccagcagcagcaccctcaGCCGAGGGCACGGACGTGCCAGGGCAACTCTCCCAGTGACGGGGCTGAAAGGAGACACGGGGCCCTACATCTGCCATGGCCTCACGACCgctctgctgcagggcagggcagaacGGGGCAGGgcggggcagagcagggcagggcagcacaGAGGAGGGCGAGGCACGGCTGGGCAGGGTGggacagggcagagcagggctgggcagagcaggacagaaTGGGGCAGAACAGAGCTGGGTAGAACTggacagagcagggcagggcagtaCAGAGCAGGGCAGAACAGGGCAGGGCACGGCTGGGTAGCGCTGGGGAAAgcggggcagggcagggcagggcggggcagggcagggcagagcattgCAGGGAGGGGCTGGGTAGGGCTggacagagcagggcagagcgGGGCATGGCAGcgcagggcagggctggacagggcagagcagggtggggcagggcagggtaGGGCTGGGCAGAACGGGGCTGGGTAGAACTGTACAGAGCGGGGCAGGGCAGCactgggcagagcagagcagggcgggacagggcagggcagaatggggctgggcagggctgggtagggctgggcagagcagagtgggTCAGGGCGGGCTGGGCTggacagggcagagcagggtggggcagggcagggcgggGTGGGGCAGAACGGGGCTGGGTAGAACTGGACAGAGCGGGGCAGGGCAGcaccaggcaggcagagcagggcaggatggGGCAGAACAGGGCAGGGCGAGGCTGGGTAGGACTGGACAGAGCAGAGCGGGTCAGggtgggctgggcagggcagggcgggCAGTGTGTCTGCTGACAAAGgtggagcagcactggggctcagAACCACCCTGTGCCAATGCTGGGCCCAAGCAGGGGGTCAGCAACACCACAgccccttttctctttcagttctCAGCTTGCTCTGAACCAGGATCACTGCTCTGTAGAACCGGTGCAGTCTGTGTGTGGTTTAAAGTGCATTTACCAGAAGCAAAATTGTGAGGGGAGTCACagagcctggaggaggaggagatggcagcaggaaggaaagcaaCATCTAACAGGAAcattgctctctgcagagctgtgtatATTTAGGTATGCAGAGGAAGCCTGCAACTCAAACCTGGGTTCCCTCAGCCACCATCATGAAGAGCTCAGATGCTGTTCTTCCTTGAGCTGTGATACTGTAGTAAGGACATGACAATAGCTTGCCTTGTACaaaaaaagcactaaaataGCTCATCAGATGAACCATGGCATCTGCCCCAACCGCACCCCACCACAGCAACCATCCTCCATGCTACAAGGCCAAGACATTTGTGACCATAAAGCACCTGTGTAATTAGATATTTGTCCAGCCAAAGCATCTGGAAAGCAAGGGGCGTAAAGAAACATCTCTTCTGCCATCAGAGATgtggcagcagctcccccagTCCCTGCATCAGTCAGTCAGGTAACTCCAGCTCTTATCAGCCAGGCCTGAAATCTGCTGACTCAATCTTCCATCAGCAGAGTGCAGCACACTTGCCTCTAGAAGACTTGCACCGGACAAGTGTTAATAAACTATGGGAATAacataataaatacatttatttacataGCTTCCTCCTTCCTTAAAACAAAGTGTTGTGAATGCAGACATTACTGTAGAACAGGATGAAAAAGCCAGTACAGCCCAACAATGTAAAGGCAGTGCACATCTGTCCCAAGGAGGAGCCTGGTCTCcagctctctcctttccccactTTGAGCTTTATGGACCTCCACCTTAACTCCACCAGTCCTTCACTGTCCCAGTTATGACCAAGATGTTCCCATGGCCTATGCAAGTTCCTGAGTTTCCCAGTTATCCATCCCTTACTTAGCAGGGGGGTTCTccccagcagaggagcaggggacagcagagtCAGTCTTTGGCAAATGCCTCTTGCTTTTCCCAAATTCAGCCACCAGTGGCTTGCCCTGCAGATTGTACCCATTCACCAAGAGCATGGCATCCTGCGCTGACTGAATATCTGCAACAAGAGAGCAAAATGGGTGCAGGTTACACAGCAAGTTCTGGCACAGACGCTTGATGTTCACATAAATATTCCTGGAGTCTCAGCCTGCACCAGTGTGTGATCCTCCAGCCAGAGCAACATGCTGAATATAAACACAGCACATAACAGCCTGCATCCCTTGCGTTTTGATTAATCTTCTTCCAGTCCAGTTAAAAGACTGATGTGCTGAGCAGAAGAGTGAAACTGCTGCTTCTTATAGAGCAGGCTTGGTAACAGCTCAGTGCCCTGCAGGAAGATTTGTCACCTTTATGGATCATGGAAGAACTGAGAGGTACAAGGCAGGGACTTACCAGGGAAGGTGATGAAAGCCTGACCCCTCATCCGGCCGCTCAGGAGGCGGAACTGGATCGGGGGGCTCTCCTCCTTCTGGAACCGAGCAAACAGGGACACCAGGTCCTCCATTGTCACCCGAGGGGCCAGGTTCTTCAAATACAACACCTGCTCCAGATAGAAAGAGGGTCAGCGGCCTGTGCTATGCAAACAGACATCTTTCAACATGGTCCCAAGTCCATCCATCTCAAAGTTATGAATTAGTTCAGCTCTCCTGCCATCCCAGTGTTCTTCTTCCACCTGCATGCTAACAGTGGAGGCTGGAAGGTGGGTACACAAAGAAAGGCAGCTCTGGATATAAGGCATCAACATTGTTGCATGCCTTATATCTTGGTGCTGCCTGCACCAAGTGCTGACAGCTCGAGTTATTTGTAAAATGCAACAAGCTCCAGCTACCAGTTAAGAACAGTTTGAGTAAAATTACAGATGGTCTCAGGCCAAAACAGGGAGAGGGCACCTTGACCAGTGACCTGCCAGAGCCAGGGCTATGGGCTGAAGCTCTTTCCAAGGCTGGGAAAGTTCCCAATAGATCCAAAGGTCCCCTTCCCTCTTAGAGCGGTGGCTGGTCTTCCTTGGCCAGGAGGATCAACCAAGCATGGTCCAGGCAACAGCCAGTCAACAGCAACAGCCTTTGCCTGCTGAAGCAGCTTCAGGGCATGCTAGTGAGGAGGAACAATAAATCTGGGTTCATTTTAAGATACCTTGCTTGGCTCCCCAGGATGGTAGGATGAGAACCTGGGTATATGCCGAAGTTCTTCCTCTGAGAGACGGTTCTTGCAGATCTCCTCTTCTGGGACAAACTCTACAGGATCTCTGATAATCACAGGCCTTGGGGGGGACTGGTGGGGCTTTGCTGCAGGAAGGCTGGGACTTCTTGCCTGTTCTGCCTGCTCTTCCTTGTCAGGAAGTGATGACTCCTGAGCCACAGCcccctctgcagccagggaaggGCAAACGCATGGGTCACTCTTGGTAAGCTGGATGTCTTCAGGACACTTCTTGCTCAGCACATCTTGGTAAACACACTCCAGGTCAACCATAGGGTCATTCTCATCTGTTACTCTCCTCTGAGTGTCATCTAATCCACAAGAGAGAAACATGGTAATGTGACTGCTGCCGAGAACCTGGAACATGCACAGTCTGTGGGAAGAGATACAGACAGGAGAAGCCCTGTTCCAACCCAGCCTCCATGCATGTGCCAACCAGACCCTGCAGGTTCTTTAAAacaagagcagccccagcagtcAGCACATGCTGGTGTCCCAGCTCAGGATGaacctgcagaaagcagcagctctgctctgtacGGAGctcatttctttcagaaatgtcCTCACTAGCTTATCTACAGCCAATTTCAGCACATTCTAGTCACTCCTTCAATATACCTTTCTCCTTCTGTATGTATGGCCAGGATGTAGAAAGGCCACACTGCCTTTCTACACTGCTACGTGGAATATAACATTTTTGCTTCCAGGGACATCAGATTAAGGTcccaagtttaaaaaaaaacctcaaaggcATGGACTGACAAAGATATGTCCTTTATTCTATTTAATGGAAGTGACAATAGAAGTAGGATGGTCTTCTCCCAGTCTGAGCCTCTTGGTTTTGCTAAATACCACAATATTGACACCAAAGGAGGAAGCAGATGCCAGAGGTAACTAGGTCAGCTGGATATTATAGCTTGAACAGCATAAACACTGATCAAAGTGGTGTTTTAGGAGTTAAGGAATTTAAAAGTTCTTCCTCATCTTACATATAAAACTCAGTCTGGGCTGAAGCTCCATACCTGTATGTTCTCCAGCTAAAACAGTCTGAAGCATGCTTTTTCCATCTCCAGACAACACTGGACTATCCATCCAGAAAAGTCATATTAAGCCACAGGCTCAGGGACAACAACGCTGGGGCAAGAAGTGCTCTCATCCCATGGACAGGATACTTTAACAAGTCTCTCCTACTCTTTCCTGTTCTGTGCCTTTGTTTCCCTCCTACCCTTCTTAGAGTGCAGTTAAATTGGAGAATGGATGATCTCTAGCATCACATAGGCACCTCATGTCACTCAGTGCAGCTCAGTAGGGACCTCTGTGTTTTATGAAACTGTAaccccagctgctcttccaCATATGAAACTGGGCTGTGCAGCACATGCTGCACTTCAGTTCTGCCCTCCAGA
The Heliangelus exortis chromosome 14, bHelExo1.hap1, whole genome shotgun sequence DNA segment above includes these coding regions:
- the RBM41 gene encoding RNA-binding protein 41 isoform X4 — protein: MRRVNSSLSSDELLLEDLETEGERQLKSLLHHQLDTTVSIEQCKSKQKCFAPSAFYKPFGEEAAGALTLSQFQALQESNKETATLRELGLSDSEILLWKNRDSTGKGSGLGAAPEATQDRLHAIQEKMEERQRILALPQRFAGSKQLSRREMEIENALFQGTDRHSFLRALYHQDDTQRRVTDENDPMVDLECVYQDVLSKKCPEDIQLTKSDPCVCPSLAAEGAVAQESSLPDKEEQAEQARSPSLPAAKPHQSPPRPVIIRDPVEFVPEEEICKNRLSEEELRHIPRFSSYHPGEPSKVLYLKNLAPRVTMEDLVSLFARFQKEESPPIQFRLLSGRMRGQAFITFPDIQSAQDAMLLVNGYNLQGKPLVAEFGKSKRHLPKTDSAVPCSSAGENPPAK